One Setaria viridis chromosome 3, Setaria_viridis_v4.0, whole genome shotgun sequence DNA window includes the following coding sequences:
- the LOC117850092 gene encoding peroxisomal adenine nucleotide carrier 1: protein MAGDGGSGVDWESLAEATSGAIGSLVSTTVLYPLDTCKTKFQAELQTHHGAHKYRNLSDVFWEAIRKKQLLSLYQGLNTKNIQSFISSFFYFYGYSYFKRLYLEKSGAKSIGTTANLVVAAAAGACTVIVTQPLDTAASRMQTSTFGKSKGLRETLTEGTWMEAFDGLGISIILTCNPSIQYTVFDQLKQRIIQRQRRKNGGSTEDNSRVALSAFSAFLLGAVSKSIATVLTYPLIRCKVMIQAADPDEDDEDESERPSKSRAPKTMLGALHAIWSKEGIPGFFKGLHAQILKTVLSSALLLMIKEKISKFTWVSLLALRRYLFVSQKRIKTA, encoded by the exons ATGGCGggggacggcggcagcggggtgGACTGGGAGAGCCTCGCGGAGGCCACATCGGGGGCAATCGGCTCGCTCGTCAGCACCACCGTGCTCTACCCGCTCGACACCTGCAAGACCAAGTTCCAGGCCGAGCTCCAGACGCACCACGGCGCGCACAAGTATAG GAACCTTTCAGATGTCTTTTGGGAAGCAATTCGTAAAAAGCAACTTTTGTCCCTATATCAGGGTCTTAACACGAAGAACATTCAGTCCTTTATTTCGTCGTTCTTTTACTTTTATGGGTATAGCTACTTTAAAAGACTTTACTTGGAGAAGAGTGGAGCAAAGTCTATTGGAACAACAGCCAACTTGGTagttgcagctgctgctggtgcttgcACAGTTATCGTGACACAG CCACTAGATACAGCAGCTTCTAGGATGCAGACAAGTACCTTTGGAAAGTCAAAAGGGCTGAGGGAAACTCTTACAGAGGGTACTTGGATGGAAGCATTCGATGGATTGGGCATTTCCATTATATTGACTTGCAATCCTTCTATTCAG TATACTGTATTTGATCAGCTCAAGCAAAGGATAATTCAGAGGCAGCGACGTAAAAATGGAGGATCAACAGAGGATAATTCCCGAGTTGCTCTTTCTGCTTTCTCAGCTTTTCTCCTTGGTGCCGTCTCCAAAAGTATTGCTACAGTATTGACTTATCCATTAATCAG GTGCAAGGTGATGATTCAGGCTGCAGACCctgatgaggatgatgaggacgaaTCAGAAAGGCCAAGCAAATCAAGAGCGCCCAAAACGATGCTAGGTGCCTTGCATGCTATCTGGAGCAAGGAAGGCATTCCAGGTTTCTTCAAAGGTCTACATGCTCAGATCCTGAAAACAGTTCTGAGCTCCGCATTGCTGCTGATGATAAAGGAAAAGATCTCAAAGTTCACTTGGGTCTCACTACTTGCCCTGCGTCGGTATCTTTTCGTTTCTCAGAAGAGGATCAAGACCGCGTAA
- the LOC117849135 gene encoding SKP1-like protein 5, with product MSRVLQYLNKKHSGGGAFAAVEVKEFEKAFFEKMTKEALFDVILAANYLHAEKLLDAAMVCVADRIMGKTVPELREYFGIEIDFTPEEEEEIRKENS from the coding sequence ATGTCCAGGGTGCTCCAGTACCTCAACAAGAAgcatagcggcggcggcgcgtttgCGGCCGTGGAGGTTAAGGAGTTCGAGAAGGCCTTCTTCGAGAAGATGACGAAGGAGGCGCTGTTCGACGTGATCCTGGCGGCCAACTACCTCCATGCGGAGAAGCTGCTGGACGCGGCGATGGTGTGCGTCGCGGACAGGATTATGGGAAAGACGGTGCCGGAGCTTCGGGAGTACTTCGGCATCGAGATCGACTTCACccccgaggaggaggaagagatcaGGAAGGAGAACTCCTAG
- the LOC117848443 gene encoding uncharacterized protein, which translates to MDRAGRRARGCRGESLAAVRAEAPSSSRARRRDKGPVVVIDLVDDDDDGCAGGRGREAAGGAAGRRRGSTAAPSPSPSPPPPSPPPPMMVPAGAVAMRTRSRRRAMQAAIAPEESRAKRRRKGTSSDVAEASGGRASKATGASRSTPRDKRRGRDHDRSRRASEPSSTGRSRRASEPSSTGRAPRAPEPSSTGRARKRRGKELEAETEVEARARRGERVKVSRGNESDGDGGRGDDASHDGNGEARTAGANAKQGNRDRPRATGGHQIQEHCVAREVTALDLDHLTDEVASGDAEEVECGGDDGGGRDSGFNVDEDTRDSGNRELAPIVNEVAEEMAPFEDDYDNEMLEEQLVGDVIRAYSNGGEVDWEAEDEMEFDDDADDGDFMDDADDGDFMHGADEGGMTPVQDHDKMEMQDLVNHHVVLVGGRCQEEEAEEEEEEREDDTDNGDFMDGADKCGMTPVQDHDKMEMQDLVNHHVVLGGGRCQEEETEEEEEREEDEEGEEEEGADIKGGAEQKGEAAPGSNQPGLPVEVLDSDEEVKVLENVSSAPSRKASVQPKLPTIPSCVAWRTRSSWGISQDRLSYNTYFEELSDEPKEDDDDTEVELDEEDNNDDGSSETYDKDEEDEEEEEEEEEAERRKLKNRIYSSDDDMIDSTVPASRYEDNTVRSSRYEDNTVPTSRYDIEWEEVEDANVDIFQPISFKKATRWNPVVVDNDTFTEQQKQSRFTWELERRKKLKLGIVKTHPLYEKDLDSDSSSSGSEQIKRNGFKRDGDQKVGRKKKHPLSKSGKKSSHTTMLKRQSLMKLLIDKMSGDKNGESFPFDLNPQLQFIFKEMHPLVFSFGDEDLVPADKPEQDGAIDMLWADFDFALESENIGTYYDDEGQEEGNQLEFALAPVTPCSRGKHEFIIDDQIGIRCKYCSLVNLEIKFMFPSLVSGFAEKSAWPNAKGVKNALMFHDLYDEAGGATEHSQDFHLYGTVWDLIPGVITTMYEHQREAFEFMWTNLVGDIRLDELKHGAKPDVVGGCVICHAPGTGKTRLAIVFIQTYMKVFPDCRPVIIAPRGMLFAWDEEFKKWNINVPFHIMNTTDYTGKEDRDICKLVKKQHRTEKLTRLVKLLSWNKGHGILGISYGLYTKLTSEKPGCTEENKVRSILLDNPGLLVLDEGHTPRNERSVMWKTLGKVKTEKRIILSGTPFQNNFLELYNILCLVRPRFGEMFLTKARVGRRHYVSKKQKDKFSDKYEKGVWASLTSNVTDDNAEKVRSILKPFVHIHNGNILRTLPGLRESVIILKPLPLQKSIIRKVENIGSGNNFEHEYVISLASTHPSLVTAINMSEEEASLIDKPMLERLRSNPYEGVKTRFVIEVVRLCEALREKVLIFSQFIQPLELIKEHLRKFFKWREGKEILQMDGKILPRYRQASIEAFNNPNNDSRVLLASTRACCEGISLTGASRVVLLDVVWNPAVGRQAISRAFRIGQKKFVYTYNLITYGTGEGDKYDRQAEKDHLSKLVFSTEDEFNNVRNMLSKAEMEHCSKLISEDKVLEEMTSHDQLKGMFLKIHYPPTESNIVFTYNQIAPV; encoded by the exons ATGGATCGCGCCgggcgccgcgcccgcggctgccgtGGCGAGTCCCTGGCGGCGGTGCGAGCGGaggcgccgtcctcctcccgcgcgcgccgccgcgataAGGGGCCGGTCGTTGTCATCGacctcgtcgacgacgacgacgacggctgcGCTGGTGGCAGgggcagggaggcggcgggtggcgctGCTGGCAGGCGCAGAGGCTCCACGGCGGCTCCTTCGCCTTCGCCTTCGCCCCCGcctccgtctccgccgccgccgatgatgGTGCCGGCAGGGGCGGTGGCGATGCGGACGCGATCGCGGAGGCGGGCGATGCAGGCGGCGATCGCGCCGGAGGAGTCCAgggcgaagaggaggaggaagggaacgaGCTCGGATGTCGCAGAGGCGTCCGGTGGCCGGGCCAGCAAGGCCACCGGGGCCTCGAGGTCGACGCCGAGAGATAAGCGGCGCGGGCGCGACCACGACCGCTCGCGGCGAGCCTCGGAGCCATCGAGCACGGGCCGCTCGCGGCGAGCATCGGAGCCATCGAGcacgggccgcgcgccgcgagCCCCGGAGCCATCGAGCACGGGCCGCGCGCGGAAGCGCAGGGGCAAGGAGTTGGAGGCGGAAACAGAGGTGGAGGCGCGAGCTCGTCGTGGAGAACGGGTGAAGGTGTCGCGTGGCAATGAAAGTGATGGCGACGGCGGGCGAGGCGATGATGCTTCTCATGACGGGAATGGGGAGGCTCGCACTGCAGGCGCCAATGCTAAACAGGGCAACAGGGATCGTCCCAGAGCCACTGGTGGGCATCAGATTCAGGAGCATTGTGTAGCCCGGGAGGTCACTGCTTTGGATTTGGATCACCTCACGGACGAGGTGGCCTCGGGTGATGCAGAGGAAGTGGAATGTGGTGGCGACGATGGAGGTGGGCGAGATAGTGGCTTTAATGTCGACGAGGACACGCGGGATTCTGGGAACAGAGAGCTGGCACCGATTGTGAATGAGGTGGCTGAGGAGATGGCACCCTTTGAAGATGACTATGACAATGAGATGTTGGAGGAGCAGCTTGTTGGAGATGTAATCCGTGCTTACAGCAATGGTGGAGAAGTGGATTGGGAGGCAGAGGACGAGATGgagtttgatgatgatgctgatgaTGGTGATTTTAtggatgatgctgatgatgGCGATTTTATGCATGGTGCTGATGAAGGTGGCATGACACCGGTGCAAGACCATGATAAAATGGAAATGCAAGACTTGGTGAACCATCATGTTGTTTTGGTTGGAGGGAGGTGTCAAGaagaggaggcagaggaggaggaagaggagagagaggatgaTACTGATAATGGCGATTTTATGGATGGTGCTGATAAATGTGGCATGACACCAGTGCAAGACCATGATAAGATGGAAATGCAAGACTTGGTGAACCATCATGTTGTTTTGGGTGGAGGGAGGTGTCAAGAAGAGGagacagaggaggaagaggagagagaggaggatgaggagggagaggaggaggagggagccgaTATCAAGGGAGGGGCGGAACAAAAGGGTGAAGCAGCTCCAGGTTCTAATCAACCAGGACTGCCTGTAGAAGTTCTGGACTCTGATGAGGAAGTCAAGGTGCTCGAAAATGTGAGTAGTGCCCCCTCCAGGAAGGCATCAGTGCAACCCAAGTTACCAACAATTCCATCTTGTGTTGCATGGAGAACTCGATCTTCATGGGGGATAAGTCAAGATAGGCTATCATATAATACATATTTTGAGGAATTGTCTGATGAGCCAaaagaggatgatgatgatacaGAAGTTGAACTTGATGAAGAGGACAACAATGATGACGGCAGTAGTGAGACTTATGataaagatgaagaagatgaagaggaagaggaagaggaagaagaggctgAAAGGAGAAAGCTGAAAAACAGGATTTACTCATCCGATGATGACATGATCGATAGTACTGTTCCTGCCTCAAGATATGAGGATAATACTGTCCGTAGCTCAAGATATGAGGATAATACTGTTCCTACCTCAAGATATGATATCGAGTGGGAGGAGGTTGAAGATGCAAATGTCGATATTTTTCAGCCAATCTCCTTTAAGAAAGCTACCAGGTGGAACCCTGTGGTTGTGGACAATGACACATTTACTGAGCAACAAAAGCAATCAAGATTTACTTGGGAGCTTGAGAGGAGGAAAAAGCTTAAACTTGGGATAGTGAAGACACACCCTTTGTATGAGAAGGATTTGGACTCAGATTCCAGCTCATCGGGTTCCGAACAGATCAAAAGGAATGGATTCAAAAGGGATGGTGATCAAAAAGTTGGGAGGAAAAAGAAGCATCCATTGTCTAAATCAGGCAAGAAATCTAGCCATACAACCATGCTGAAGAGACAGTCTCTTATGAAGCTTTTGATAGATAAAATGAGCGGGGATAAAAACGGAGAATCTTTCCCATTTGATCTGAATCCTCAGCTCCAGTTTATTTTCAAGGAAATGCATCCGTTGGTATTTTCATTTGGAGATGAAGATTTAGTACCAGCTGACAAACCAGAGCAAGATGGTGCAATTGATATGTTGTGGGCTGATTTTGACTTTGCTTTAGAGTCAGAGAATATTGGGACTTATTATGATGACGAG GGTCAAGAAGAGGGCAATCAGCTAGAATTTGCTCTTGCCCCAGTAACACCTTGTTCTCGAGGGAAGCATGAATTTATCATTGATGATCAAATAGGAATCAGATGCAAATACTGTTCCTTAGTAAATCTGGAAATCAAATTCATGTTCCCATCATTG GTCTCAGGTTTTGCTGAGAAATCTGCATGGCCAAATGCAAAAGGTGTGAAGAATGCATTGATGTTTCATGATCTTTATGACGAAGCAGGCGGTGCCACTGAGCACTCTCAAGATTTCCATCTATATGGAACGGTGTGGGATCTGATTCCAGGGGTCATTACTACTATGTACGAGCATCAACGTGAAGCATTTGAATTTATGTGGACAAATCTAGTTGGTGATATTAGGCTTGATGAGCTGAAGCATGGAGCAAAGCCTGATGTTGTTGGAGGATGTGTGATCTGTCATGCTCCAGGGACAGGGAAGACACGGTTAGCAATTGTATTTATCCAGACATATATGAAAGTGTTTCCAGACTGCCGGCCAGTGATTATTGCACCTCGTGGGATGCTTTTTGCTTGGGATGAGGAATTTAAGAAATGGAATATTAATGTTCCTTTTCATATAATGAATACAACTGATTACACTGGAAAAGAGGACCGGGACATATGTAAGTTAGTAAAGAAACAACATCGAACAGAAAAGTTGACAAGACTTGTGAAACTGCTTTCATGGAACAAGGGCCATGGTATTCTCGGAATAAGTTATGGCCTTTATACGAAGCTAACATCCGAAAAGCCAGGTTGCacagaagaaaacaaagtaAGAAGCATTCTTCTTGATAACCCTGgcttgcttgttcttgatgaggGACACACACCTAGGAATGAGCGTAGTGTCATGTGGAAGACACTAGGAAAGGTTAAAACTGAGAAACGTATAATTCTATCTGGAACTCCTTTTCAGAACAATTTTCTTGAGCTTTACAACATTCTTTGTTTGGTAAGGCCTAGGTTTGGTGAAATGTTTCTGACTAAAGCAAGAGTGGGTCGAAGGCACTATGTCTCAAAGAAGCAAAAAGATAAGTTTTCTGATAAATATGAAAAAGGAGTTTGGGCTTCACTAACTAGCAATGTTACTGATGATAATGCAGAGAAAGTAAGATCAATATTGAAACCATTTGTTCATATCCATAATGGTAACATTCTTCGAACTCTTCCAGGGCTCAGAGAGAGTGTGATTATTCTGAAACCGCTTCCCCTTCAAAAGAGTATTATTAGAAAGGTGGAAAACATTGGTTCCGGCAACAACTTTGAACATGAGTATGTCATTTCTTTAGCTTCTACACACCCTTCCCTTGTAACAGCCATTAACATGTCTGAGGAGGAAGCATCACTTATTGATAAACCTATGCTTGAAAGATTGAGGTCAAATCCCTATGAAGGGGTAAAAACAAGATTTGTAATCGAAGTTGTTCGTTTGTGCGAAGCACTAAGAGAGAAGGTattgatttttagccaatttaTTCAGCCACTAGAACTGATAAAAGAGCACCTTCGCAAGTTCTTCAAATGGAGAGAAGGGAAGGAAATTCTTCAAATGGATGGAAAGATCCTTCCGAGATATCGCCAGGCTTCAATTGAAGCCTTCAATAATCCAAATAATGACTCCAGGGTGTTACTTGCATCTACAAGAGCTTGCTGTGAGGGGATTAGCTTGACAGGTGCTTCAAGAGTTGTGCTTCTAGATGTTGTTTGGAACCCAGCTGTTGGAAGGCAAGCCATCAGCAGAGCATTTAGGATAGGTCAGaagaaatttgtatatacaTACAATTTGATAACTTATGGAACAGGTGAAGGTGACAAATATGATAGGCAAGCAGAAAAGGATCACTTGTCCAAGTTGGTCTTCTCTACAGAAGACGAGTTCAATAATGTTAGAAACATGCTATCTAAAGCTGAAATGGAGCATTGTTCTAAGTTGATTTCAGAAGATAAGGTTTTGGAGGAGATGACTTCTCATGACCAACTTAAAGGAATGTTTTTGAAGATCCATTATCCACCAACCGAGTCAAACATTGTCTTTACTTACAATCAGATTGCTCCTGTGTAA